Proteins from one Ananas comosus cultivar F153 linkage group 5, ASM154086v1, whole genome shotgun sequence genomic window:
- the LOC109710157 gene encoding cytokinin riboside 5'-monophosphate phosphoribohydrolase LOG7-like isoform X2, translating to MEKQEEGALYSTPSPPPSPSSSRFKRVCVFCGSSPGKKATYQLAAIQLGHLLVERNIDLVYGGGSVGLMGLVSQAVYNGGRHVLGVIPRTLMPREITGETVGEVRAVSGMHQRKAEMARQADAFIALPGGYGTLEELLEVITWAQLGIHDKPVC from the exons ATGGAGAAGCAAGAGGAAGGGGCTCTCTATTCAacaccatcaccaccaccatcaccatCTTCTTCTCGGTTCAAAAGGGTTTGTGTTTTCTGCGGCAGCAGCCCCGGAAAGAAGGCTACTTACCAGCTTGCTGCTATTCAACTGGGCCATCTATTG GTGGAGAGGAACATAGACTTGGTGTATGGAGGGGGCAGTGTTGGGCTCATGGGACTTGTCTCCCAAGCTGTCTACAATGGAGGTCGCCATGTCCttgg GGTTATCCCCAGGACACTGATGCCCAGAGAG ATAACAGGAGAGACCGTTGGAGAGGTGAGAGCAGTCTCCGGCATGCACCAGCGAAAGGCTGAGATGGCTCGGCAAGCCGATGCCTTCATCGCACTACCCG GTGGCTATGGAACCTTAGAGGAGCTTTTAGAAGTCATTACTTGGGCCCAGCTGGGAATCCATGACAAACCG GTTTGTTGA
- the LOC109710157 gene encoding cytokinin riboside 5'-monophosphate phosphoribohydrolase LOG1-like isoform X1, translated as MEKQEEGALYSTPSPPPSPSSSRFKRVCVFCGSSPGKKATYQLAAIQLGHLLVERNIDLVYGGGSVGLMGLVSQAVYNGGRHVLGVIPRTLMPREITGETVGEVRAVSGMHQRKAEMARQADAFIALPGGYGTLEELLEVITWAQLGIHDKPVGLLNVDGYYNSLLSFVDKAVDEGFITPAARHIVVSAPTPQELLSKLEDYVPIHDGSGLKLSWEMEQIGLTPKSDISR; from the exons ATGGAGAAGCAAGAGGAAGGGGCTCTCTATTCAacaccatcaccaccaccatcaccatCTTCTTCTCGGTTCAAAAGGGTTTGTGTTTTCTGCGGCAGCAGCCCCGGAAAGAAGGCTACTTACCAGCTTGCTGCTATTCAACTGGGCCATCTATTG GTGGAGAGGAACATAGACTTGGTGTATGGAGGGGGCAGTGTTGGGCTCATGGGACTTGTCTCCCAAGCTGTCTACAATGGAGGTCGCCATGTCCttgg GGTTATCCCCAGGACACTGATGCCCAGAGAG ATAACAGGAGAGACCGTTGGAGAGGTGAGAGCAGTCTCCGGCATGCACCAGCGAAAGGCTGAGATGGCTCGGCAAGCCGATGCCTTCATCGCACTACCCG GTGGCTATGGAACCTTAGAGGAGCTTTTAGAAGTCATTACTTGGGCCCAGCTGGGAATCCATGACAAACCG GTGGGTTTGTTGAACGTTGATGGCTACTACAATTCTCTTCTGTCTTTCGTCGACAAGGCCGTCGACGAAGGGTTCATCACGCCCGCCGCGCGCCATATCGTAGTCTCCGCCCCGACCCCTCAAGAGTTGCTATCCAAACtcgag GATTATGTTCCAATTCATGATGGGTCCGGGCTCAAGCTAAGTTGGGAGATGGAGCAAATTGGGCTCACACCCAAATCGGACATTTCACGTTGA